In Brevibacterium zhoupengii, the following are encoded in one genomic region:
- the aroA gene encoding 3-phosphoshikimate 1-carboxyvinyltransferase — protein sequence MTDTPDLTAPATGDWLAPVAGGGVTATVSVPGSKSLTNRYLVLAALAESNSVIRGWLRSRDTLLMIEALRALGADIDEVDGSLQITPIDFSAQREGPPITIDCGLAGTVMRFVPPLAAATGREVVLDGDAQARVRPMSVIIDALTHLGVSITAEDNLLPMTIHAQSDLRGGHLEIDASASSQFVSGMLLTAPAMPLGIELVNRGESVPSRAHVDMTLEVLADAGVDVTEPQPEHWVVEPGLPRGLDVQVEPDLSNAAAFVAAALATQGDVTVLDWPAHTTQAGDGFRSIIEAFGGTTTLDRHGLRVQGPTVLQAVDLDLSAIGELTPVVAALAAMAEGTSRLTGIGHLRGHETDRLSALHRELSAIGIHVVEQSTSLTITGARPRSGMWHTYNDHRMVMAGALLGLRVDGLVIENADTVAKTLPEFTQLWEAMLSRLA from the coding sequence TTGACTGACACACCCGATCTCACTGCACCCGCCACCGGCGACTGGCTTGCGCCGGTCGCCGGTGGCGGCGTCACTGCAACTGTCAGCGTTCCCGGCTCGAAGTCTCTGACGAACCGCTATCTCGTCCTTGCTGCGCTGGCTGAATCGAATTCGGTCATACGAGGATGGCTGCGCAGCCGTGACACGTTGCTCATGATTGAGGCATTGAGAGCTCTCGGTGCCGACATCGACGAAGTCGACGGCAGCCTTCAGATCACACCCATCGATTTCTCCGCACAGCGCGAGGGTCCTCCGATCACCATCGACTGCGGCCTAGCCGGAACAGTGATGCGCTTCGTTCCCCCACTCGCAGCCGCCACCGGACGAGAGGTCGTCCTCGACGGTGATGCGCAGGCCAGGGTCAGACCGATGTCTGTCATCATCGATGCCCTGACCCACCTCGGCGTCTCCATCACCGCAGAGGACAATCTGCTGCCGATGACGATCCATGCTCAGTCCGACCTGCGCGGTGGACACCTCGAGATCGATGCCAGCGCCTCAAGCCAGTTCGTCTCGGGGATGCTTCTGACTGCTCCGGCCATGCCCCTGGGAATCGAACTCGTCAACCGCGGCGAGAGCGTGCCCAGCCGAGCCCACGTCGATATGACACTGGAAGTCCTCGCCGATGCCGGGGTCGACGTCACCGAGCCCCAGCCTGAACACTGGGTCGTCGAGCCGGGACTGCCGCGCGGACTCGATGTCCAGGTCGAACCAGACCTGTCCAATGCGGCAGCCTTCGTCGCTGCCGCTCTGGCCACCCAGGGAGACGTCACCGTCCTCGACTGGCCGGCGCATACAACCCAGGCCGGCGATGGGTTCCGAAGCATCATCGAAGCCTTCGGCGGCACCACAACCCTGGACAGACACGGTCTCCGGGTCCAGGGACCGACGGTTCTGCAAGCCGTCGACCTCGACCTCTCCGCCATCGGCGAACTCACACCAGTGGTTGCCGCCCTGGCAGCCATGGCCGAGGGGACCTCGAGGCTGACTGGCATCGGCCACCTACGCGGACACGAGACTGATCGGCTATCTGCGCTGCACCGCGAGCTCAGTGCCATCGGCATTCACGTCGTTGAGCAGTCGACGTCGCTGACGATTACCGGCGCAAGACCACGCTCCGGGATGTGGCACACATACAACGATCACCGGATGGTCATGGCCGGCGCCCTTCTGGGACTCCGCGTTGACGGTCTGGTCATCGAAAACGCCGACACTGTGGCGAAGACATTGCCGGAATTCACCCAGCTGTGGGAAGCCATGCTGAGTCGGCTGGCCTGA
- the rsgA gene encoding ribosome small subunit-dependent GTPase A, giving the protein MSRIYRDEDYRPRPNRRGSRPRTKNRPNHDAAVEGLVTAVDRGRYRVVVADGTGTGTRPDDSRSDEATSKVTAVRASHLRKDAVVPGDIVKLVGDTSGSKGSLARLVEITKRRTLLRRSADDTDPTERVIVANVDVMGIVTATEDPEPSFGLIDRALTAAFDAGITPLLIVTKTDLKPADEIIRRFSATGVEIVSSGLSPDGRLTDAAVFDRLHGQISVLIGHSGVGKSTLMNALVPRAERATGHVNDVTGRGRHTSSSAVCLPLDGGGWLVDTPGVRSFGLAHVDRDTLISAFPELVEATAECPRGCTHKADAPGCRLDAWVSEGNAGPGGVSRLESLRRLLPTTG; this is encoded by the coding sequence ATGTCACGGATCTACCGCGACGAGGACTATCGTCCTCGGCCGAACAGGCGCGGCTCCAGACCGCGGACGAAGAACAGACCGAACCACGATGCAGCCGTCGAAGGTCTCGTCACTGCCGTTGACCGTGGGCGCTATCGTGTCGTCGTCGCCGATGGCACGGGTACGGGTACGCGCCCGGATGATTCCAGGTCGGATGAAGCTACGTCCAAGGTCACGGCCGTAAGGGCTTCTCACCTGCGCAAAGACGCTGTCGTTCCCGGCGACATCGTCAAGCTGGTCGGCGACACGTCAGGCAGCAAGGGCTCCCTTGCGCGCCTGGTCGAGATCACAAAGCGACGCACTCTGCTGCGCCGCAGCGCCGACGACACAGATCCGACGGAACGTGTGATCGTAGCCAATGTCGATGTCATGGGGATCGTCACTGCAACGGAGGACCCTGAGCCCTCGTTCGGACTTATCGATCGGGCACTGACGGCGGCTTTCGACGCTGGAATCACTCCCCTGCTCATCGTCACCAAAACCGATCTGAAACCAGCTGATGAGATCATACGAAGGTTCTCGGCGACTGGAGTCGAGATCGTCTCCTCAGGTCTCAGTCCTGACGGAAGACTCACCGATGCAGCTGTCTTCGATCGACTGCACGGTCAGATCAGCGTGTTGATCGGACACTCGGGGGTCGGCAAATCAACCCTGATGAATGCTCTGGTCCCTCGCGCAGAGAGAGCCACCGGCCATGTCAATGATGTGACCGGACGTGGCCGCCACACCTCGTCCTCTGCGGTCTGCCTCCCACTAGATGGAGGAGGCTGGCTCGTCGACACCCCTGGAGTCCGCAGCTTCGGACTTGCACACGTGGATCGGGACACGCTGATCTCGGCTTTCCCAGAGCTTGTCGAGGCCACAGCCGAGTGTCCGCGCGGATGCACTCATAAGGCAGACGCACCAGGCTGTCGGCTCGATGCCTGGGTCAGCGAGGGCAACGCAGGACCTGGTGGAGTCTCACGGTTGGAGTCACTGCGCAGGCTGCTGCCCACGACTGGATAG
- a CDS encoding DoxX family protein, with the protein MSPIRFLARPMLAAGYISNGVDRLRRPEAAAASIGPLLNLARKQIDVPIDAPTLARATGAAQVAAGSLLAIGRFPRVSATILVGTYLLDTVGERIAAEKATSKDDKRARTERTLIRTSMLGGALLASVDTAGKPGLWWRTQHAAEDLWSSVEDTSKQAMSALGVD; encoded by the coding sequence GTGTCTCCAATCAGATTCCTCGCACGGCCCATGCTGGCCGCCGGTTACATCAGCAACGGTGTTGACCGTCTGCGTCGCCCGGAAGCAGCGGCCGCATCGATCGGCCCGTTGCTCAACCTGGCGCGCAAACAGATCGACGTGCCCATCGATGCTCCTACCCTGGCACGTGCAACCGGAGCGGCCCAGGTCGCTGCGGGCTCGCTGCTGGCCATCGGCCGGTTCCCACGCGTGAGTGCCACGATCCTCGTCGGCACCTACCTCCTCGACACCGTCGGTGAACGCATCGCAGCGGAGAAGGCCACGTCGAAAGACGATAAGCGGGCACGCACTGAGCGCACGCTGATTCGCACCTCGATGCTCGGCGGCGCATTGCTGGCCAGCGTCGACACGGCTGGTAAGCCAGGACTCTGGTGGCGCACACAGCATGCTGCGGAAGATCTCTGGTCCTCAGTCGAAGACACCTCCAAACAAGCGATGAGTGCGCTTGGCGTTGACTGA
- a CDS encoding aminotransferase class I/II-fold pyridoxal phosphate-dependent enzyme, which yields MPDVMRADLWHSMADAAGLINADGTIGETIYGQMTAFAAQTGAVNLGQGAPGTDAPAELIDTAAQAMREGYNQYAPGQGFPALLEAVAEQRHHDFGQEVSPQQVLYTCGATEGLTAAILALLPRGGTVLTFEPYYDSYPAAIAAAGGTLVTVPILPTDDGGFAPNWVRFEEAVAAAESSPSIILINTPHNPTGFMFSGEDLARIGDAAVRVDAWVLTDEVYEQLVLDGTPHVPPAVAIEDSARVVTVSSAGKSWNATGWKIGWVIAEPEVRKAIQAVKQFLTFTASGPMQVGLARTLTGDSTFIADNRKSLQHRAEVLVPACRAVPGVIASTPAAGYFTVVDFSALTDLDAFELNELLARRFSLVGIPVPALCRQGSPAHTAYRSSIRYSFCKSPGDVERGAQLFNQLATELRLNPNTLRAHT from the coding sequence ATGCCCGATGTGATGCGTGCCGATCTGTGGCACTCGATGGCAGATGCAGCCGGCCTGATCAATGCTGACGGAACGATCGGCGAAACGATCTACGGTCAGATGACAGCATTCGCTGCCCAGACCGGCGCAGTGAATCTGGGCCAGGGAGCACCAGGTACCGATGCTCCCGCTGAGCTCATCGACACTGCTGCCCAGGCCATGCGTGAGGGCTACAACCAATACGCGCCCGGTCAGGGGTTTCCCGCGCTCCTCGAGGCCGTGGCCGAACAACGCCATCATGATTTCGGCCAAGAAGTGTCTCCACAGCAGGTGCTCTATACGTGTGGGGCGACAGAAGGCCTCACCGCAGCGATTCTGGCTCTGCTCCCCCGGGGCGGGACGGTCCTCACCTTCGAGCCGTACTACGACTCGTACCCAGCTGCGATAGCCGCCGCCGGCGGAACACTCGTCACCGTGCCGATCCTGCCGACAGATGACGGTGGATTCGCACCCAATTGGGTGCGCTTCGAGGAAGCTGTGGCCGCGGCCGAGTCCTCTCCCTCGATCATCCTCATCAACACACCTCACAATCCGACCGGTTTCATGTTCAGCGGTGAGGATCTGGCTCGAATCGGCGATGCCGCGGTCAGGGTCGATGCTTGGGTCCTCACTGACGAGGTCTACGAGCAGCTGGTCCTCGACGGCACGCCCCATGTACCTCCGGCCGTAGCAATCGAGGACAGTGCACGAGTCGTCACAGTTTCCTCGGCGGGCAAATCCTGGAACGCGACTGGTTGGAAGATCGGCTGGGTGATTGCCGAACCCGAAGTCAGAAAGGCCATTCAAGCGGTCAAACAGTTCCTCACATTCACAGCGAGCGGCCCCATGCAGGTCGGACTGGCGCGCACTCTGACCGGGGACTCAACCTTCATTGCCGATAATCGTAAGTCGTTGCAGCACAGAGCCGAGGTCTTGGTGCCGGCCTGCCGTGCCGTCCCCGGAGTCATCGCGTCGACTCCGGCCGCAGGATACTTCACCGTCGTCGATTTCTCGGCTCTGACAGATCTGGACGCGTTCGAACTCAATGAACTGCTGGCACGGCGTTTTTCCCTCGTCGGAATACCAGTACCCGCACTGTGCAGGCAGGGGTCGCCTGCGCACACCGCCTACAGATCATCCATCCGCTATTCGTTCTGCAAATCACCTGGCGATGTTGAGCGAGGGGCGCAGCTGTTCAATCAGCTCGCCACCGAATTGCGCCTCAACCCGAATACGCTGCGCGCCCACACCTGA
- a CDS encoding UPF0182 family membrane protein: MPTNRPRRSPLLLTLVSVAILLVAFISFTQVYTEILWFKQIDASQVFRTMWFTRGLTFLAGFVVMAVPVWLSLHLAFRNRPVYAPTTPRQENLDRYREAIEPLRKVATFAIPAVVGVLSGITASAHWNTVLQWMNSTSFGSQDAQFGMDKSFFVFVLPGLRLIGDQVGMAILLSLIAALVGHYLFGGIRPGEQKGVILTKTAQWQLGITVAALVLVQAGRLWLARYERLTGTSGIVPGVTYTDDRAALPAMAIVAIAAVLVAFLFVYTAWRGNWRISLIATATLIVLGGISIIAYPAMVQQFQVSPSQQSLESEYIQHNIDATRDGFDFEDIDVTPYEPSTTGEKGALRADAETAASIRLLDPNLVSDTFRQLQQVRPYYSFPEQLDVDRYEIDGDMRDTVIAVRELAPDSVNNQSWYNRAIVYTHGFGVVAANGNQRSPDGEPLFMESDIPPKGEFPDYEPRVYFGESSPDYSIVGGAKDATPRELDYPSDEDSGSGQVNNTFTGDGGPSVGGLFNRLAYALKYQDEQILLSDAVNENSQILYERHPRERVQKLAPFLKIDGDPYPAVVDGKIKWILDGYTTAKDYPYSTPQPLQEATEDSVTATAPNAVATLPDEEVNYIRNSVKITVDAYDGSVDMFQWDKEDPVLKTWMKIFPDLIKPSSEMSGDLMSHVRYPEDLFKVQRDLLTKYHVTSASEFYTGQDFWTLPTDPTKQANSGLTQPPFYMTLQMPGQKNPSFSLTSSYIPARSSEGQARNNLTGFLSADADAGKTKGEVAEGYGKLRLLQLPRNTTVPGPGQAQNNFNTAPDVQRSLNLLRQGESEVQNGNLLTLPVGGGLLYVQPVYVRSAGDTSYPLLQHVLVAFGEDIGFAPTLDEALDQVFGGDSGAKAGDAGTEDSGAAGESGGSSSGGDSAAAPKNDQNLNEALQEAKKAMEDSDAALKEGDFEKYGKAQDRLKNAIEDAVAADPSLAEDGSKDGASAPASAPADEGGGN, translated from the coding sequence ATGCCGACGAACCGGCCCAGACGTTCGCCATTGCTACTCACACTCGTGTCAGTGGCGATTCTGCTCGTCGCCTTCATCTCGTTCACACAGGTGTACACCGAAATCCTGTGGTTCAAGCAGATTGACGCCTCTCAGGTGTTCCGCACTATGTGGTTCACCCGCGGACTGACCTTCCTGGCTGGGTTCGTCGTCATGGCCGTCCCCGTATGGCTGAGCCTGCATCTGGCCTTCCGCAATCGTCCGGTATATGCTCCGACGACTCCGCGACAGGAGAACCTCGACCGGTACCGTGAAGCGATCGAACCGCTGCGCAAGGTTGCGACGTTCGCGATCCCAGCGGTCGTCGGTGTGCTCAGCGGAATCACCGCCTCGGCGCATTGGAACACCGTCCTGCAGTGGATGAATTCGACGTCCTTCGGGTCGCAGGACGCCCAGTTCGGGATGGACAAGTCCTTCTTCGTCTTCGTTCTGCCGGGCCTCCGCCTCATCGGCGACCAGGTGGGGATGGCAATCCTGCTCTCTCTCATCGCTGCTCTCGTGGGACATTATCTCTTCGGCGGCATTCGGCCGGGCGAGCAGAAGGGGGTCATCCTCACGAAGACCGCCCAGTGGCAGTTGGGAATCACAGTCGCCGCCCTGGTCCTCGTGCAGGCAGGTCGACTGTGGCTTGCCCGCTACGAACGGCTGACAGGCACCAGTGGCATTGTTCCCGGTGTGACCTACACCGACGACAGGGCGGCTCTTCCGGCCATGGCCATCGTCGCTATCGCAGCGGTGCTCGTGGCGTTCCTGTTCGTCTACACCGCGTGGAGGGGCAACTGGCGCATCTCGCTCATTGCGACTGCCACGCTCATCGTCCTCGGCGGTATCTCGATCATCGCCTACCCCGCCATGGTTCAGCAGTTCCAGGTCAGTCCGTCCCAGCAGAGCCTGGAATCGGAATACATTCAGCACAACATCGATGCGACCCGTGACGGCTTCGATTTCGAAGACATCGACGTGACTCCCTATGAACCGAGCACGACTGGTGAGAAGGGCGCATTGCGAGCAGACGCTGAGACTGCTGCCTCGATTCGCCTGCTGGACCCCAACCTGGTTTCGGACACGTTCCGCCAGCTGCAGCAGGTCAGGCCCTACTACTCCTTCCCTGAGCAGCTCGACGTCGACCGCTACGAGATCGACGGCGATATGCGCGATACAGTCATCGCGGTGCGCGAGCTTGCTCCGGACTCGGTGAACAACCAGAGCTGGTACAACCGCGCGATCGTCTACACCCATGGCTTCGGAGTCGTTGCTGCCAACGGCAACCAGCGCAGTCCTGATGGTGAGCCGTTGTTCATGGAATCCGATATCCCGCCTAAGGGGGAGTTCCCCGACTACGAGCCTCGTGTGTACTTCGGTGAGAGCTCACCGGACTACTCGATCGTCGGCGGTGCGAAAGACGCGACTCCTCGCGAGCTCGACTACCCCTCCGATGAGGACAGCGGCTCGGGCCAGGTGAACAACACGTTCACCGGCGACGGTGGCCCATCTGTGGGAGGACTCTTCAACCGACTCGCCTATGCACTCAAGTATCAGGATGAGCAGATCCTGCTCTCTGACGCTGTCAACGAGAATTCTCAGATCCTCTACGAGCGCCACCCACGTGAGCGCGTGCAGAAGTTGGCACCGTTCCTCAAGATCGACGGCGACCCCTATCCGGCTGTCGTCGATGGCAAGATCAAGTGGATCCTTGATGGCTATACGACTGCAAAGGACTACCCGTATTCGACTCCTCAGCCTCTGCAGGAGGCGACAGAGGACTCGGTGACGGCGACCGCACCCAATGCTGTGGCCACACTTCCGGATGAAGAGGTCAACTACATCCGGAACTCGGTCAAGATCACGGTCGATGCCTACGACGGCTCGGTTGACATGTTCCAGTGGGACAAGGAAGATCCCGTGCTCAAGACGTGGATGAAGATCTTCCCTGACCTCATCAAACCGTCGTCCGAAATGTCGGGCGACCTGATGAGCCACGTGCGTTATCCGGAGGATCTATTCAAGGTTCAGCGCGACCTGCTCACGAAGTACCATGTGACCTCGGCCAGCGAGTTCTACACCGGCCAGGACTTCTGGACTTTGCCGACGGATCCGACGAAGCAGGCTAACAGCGGCCTGACTCAACCACCGTTCTACATGACCCTGCAGATGCCGGGGCAGAAGAATCCGTCGTTCTCCCTCACAAGCTCCTATATTCCGGCACGATCTTCCGAAGGACAGGCCCGGAACAACCTGACCGGCTTCCTGTCAGCAGATGCTGATGCCGGCAAGACCAAGGGCGAGGTGGCAGAGGGCTACGGCAAGTTGAGGCTTCTGCAGCTGCCGCGTAACACGACGGTGCCCGGCCCCGGCCAGGCACAGAACAACTTCAATACTGCTCCAGATGTGCAGCGCAGCCTCAACCTGCTGCGTCAGGGTGAGTCTGAGGTGCAGAACGGCAACCTGCTGACTCTGCCCGTCGGCGGCGGTCTGCTCTACGTTCAGCCCGTCTACGTCCGGTCCGCCGGCGATACGTCCTACCCGCTGCTTCAGCACGTGCTGGTGGCCTTCGGCGAGGACATTGGATTCGCTCCGACCCTTGACGAAGCTCTCGACCAGGTCTTCGGCGGCGATTCCGGCGCCAAGGCCGGTGACGCAGGGACCGAGGACAGCGGTGCTGCAGGCGAATCCGGTGGGTCCAGCAGCGGAGGCGACTCCGCCGCGGCGCCGAAGAATGACCAGAACCTCAACGAGGCGCTGCAAGAAGCCAAGAAGGCAATGGAGGATTCCGACGCAGCCCTCAAGGAGGGTGACTTCGAGAAGTACGGTAAGGCCCAGGACCGACTGAAGAATGCGATTGAAGATGCGGTAGCAGCCGATCCTTCACTCGCCGAGGATGGTTCGAAGGATGGGGCGTCTGCTCCAGCCAGTGCTCCGGCTGATGAAGGCGGAGGCAACTGA
- a CDS encoding MGMT family protein produces MSNPTETSVAKQQGILDAAAEAVRSVPAGSVATYGDIAAIINAGPRQAGRLVGQIADTAPWWRIVYADGTPSTCHAGTAGDLLRQEGIEFLGQRVNMSVQRITRD; encoded by the coding sequence ATGAGCAACCCGACTGAGACTTCGGTCGCGAAGCAACAAGGTATCCTCGACGCCGCGGCCGAGGCCGTGAGATCGGTGCCTGCTGGATCCGTGGCAACATACGGAGACATCGCGGCCATCATCAACGCCGGTCCCCGCCAGGCTGGACGCCTCGTAGGTCAGATCGCTGACACGGCGCCGTGGTGGCGCATCGTCTATGCCGACGGCACACCGAGCACCTGCCACGCCGGCACCGCGGGAGATCTGCTGCGGCAGGAGGGAATCGAATTCCTCGGACAACGGGTGAATATGTCCGTCCAACGCATCACACGTGACTGA
- a CDS encoding YceI family protein: MTALPQGLTAGIWNIDPVHSEFTFTARHAGVSKVRGHFEDIAGSVTVGETLEDSSVSAEADVESISTRNPQRDGHLKSGDFFEAENNPKLTFNSTGIKASSNDEFDLVGELTMRGVTKEVTFSTEFSGVATDPNGNQVAGLSASSKVDRKDFGMEFNAVLGGGELLVSNKIKIELELELVKA; encoded by the coding sequence ATGACTGCTCTTCCACAGGGACTCACCGCAGGAATCTGGAACATCGACCCGGTGCACTCCGAGTTCACATTCACCGCTCGCCACGCTGGTGTCTCGAAGGTCCGCGGACATTTCGAGGATATCGCCGGCAGCGTCACCGTCGGTGAGACCCTCGAGGACAGCTCGGTCAGTGCCGAGGCAGACGTCGAATCGATCTCCACTCGCAATCCTCAGCGCGACGGACACCTCAAGAGCGGTGACTTCTTCGAGGCTGAGAACAACCCCAAGCTGACCTTCAACTCCACCGGGATCAAAGCCTCGAGCAACGATGAGTTCGACCTGGTCGGAGAGCTCACAATGCGCGGAGTGACCAAGGAAGTCACCTTCTCCACCGAATTCAGCGGAGTTGCCACCGATCCCAACGGAAACCAGGTTGCAGGCCTTTCGGCATCGTCCAAGGTCGACCGTAAGGACTTCGGCATGGAGTTCAACGCAGTTCTCGGCGGCGGCGAGCTGCTGGTGTCCAACAAGATCAAGATCGAACTGGAACTCGAACTCGTCAAGGCCTGA
- a CDS encoding ABC transporter substrate-binding protein codes for MNSSSRSTLAIAATALSFLLLTSACTSGTDNDRDESTGKKDVATGGKAFATADKETAELGSDAEPGVFPRTVKHANGTTEIAERPKRVVVLDTGELDDVLALGITPVGMVTTEGANAVPSYLADQVEGVDTVGTINELDLEAIATLEPDLILGSQLRADTLHDELESIAPTVFSIRPGFPWKENFILVGEALGMEDEATDVLNDYAKATDELDDSVDGNPTISLVRFMPERLRLYGNKSLIGVILDDAGLARPESQDIDELAVEISPENLDQAGGDYVFYTSYGDPEATGETTALSGSQWAGLPAVKDDRAIRVEDDVWFLGLGPIGAEQIVDDLDEYLTN; via the coding sequence ATGAACTCTTCTTCTCGCAGCACATTAGCCATTGCTGCTACCGCGCTGTCCTTCCTCCTACTCACCAGCGCCTGCACATCCGGCACAGACAATGATAGGGATGAGAGCACTGGCAAGAAGGACGTCGCCACCGGCGGCAAAGCCTTCGCCACAGCCGATAAAGAGACCGCTGAACTCGGCAGCGATGCCGAACCCGGGGTCTTTCCTCGCACGGTCAAACATGCCAATGGGACCACTGAGATTGCAGAGCGGCCCAAGCGCGTCGTCGTCCTCGACACCGGCGAACTCGACGATGTCCTCGCTTTGGGCATCACGCCCGTCGGCATGGTCACAACTGAGGGAGCAAACGCAGTGCCTTCCTACCTTGCCGATCAGGTCGAAGGAGTCGACACAGTGGGAACGATCAACGAACTCGATCTCGAAGCAATCGCGACGCTCGAACCGGACCTGATTCTTGGCAGCCAGCTGCGTGCTGACACTCTCCATGACGAGCTCGAATCCATCGCCCCCACCGTGTTTTCGATTCGCCCGGGCTTCCCGTGGAAGGAGAACTTCATACTTGTCGGCGAAGCACTGGGTATGGAAGATGAAGCAACAGACGTACTCAACGACTATGCGAAGGCCACTGATGAGCTCGACGACTCGGTCGATGGCAACCCGACGATCTCACTCGTGCGCTTCATGCCCGAGAGACTGCGGCTCTACGGCAACAAATCTCTGATCGGTGTCATCCTCGACGACGCCGGACTCGCTCGCCCTGAATCACAGGACATCGATGAGCTCGCGGTCGAGATTTCTCCGGAGAACCTTGACCAAGCTGGAGGGGACTATGTCTTCTACACCAGCTATGGCGATCCTGAGGCCACCGGTGAGACCACAGCACTGTCCGGCAGCCAGTGGGCGGGACTGCCAGCAGTCAAGGACGACAGAGCCATCCGTGTCGAAGACGACGTGTGGTTCCTCGGGTTGGGACCCATCGGAGCCGAGCAGATCGTCGACGATCTTGATGAGTATCTGACAAACTGA
- the hisN gene encoding histidinol-phosphatase produces MNDLDLATELADLADSISYHHFVAQDFTVETKPDLTPVTECDRAVEAAIVDGIKRERPDDSVLGEEFGSQGTSPRRWIIDPIDGTKNYVRGVPIWATLISLYDGQTPVLGMVSAPALGRRWWAEAGQGAFTSALGEPARQIHVSAVDSLEDASMSYASLSGWKQLGILDEFLGLCDSLWRTRGYGDFYSYMLLAEGAVDLACEPELELYDMGALTPIVLEAGGTFTNTAGIAGPFGGNALASNSKLHESALDRLGRVAPASVRTDAQA; encoded by the coding sequence ATGAACGATCTCGACCTGGCAACCGAACTCGCCGACCTCGCGGACTCCATCAGCTACCACCACTTTGTGGCCCAGGACTTCACCGTCGAAACCAAACCCGACCTGACACCGGTCACCGAATGCGACCGGGCTGTCGAAGCGGCAATCGTGGACGGAATCAAGCGTGAACGCCCGGATGACAGCGTTCTGGGCGAAGAGTTCGGATCCCAGGGCACCTCGCCGAGACGGTGGATCATCGATCCGATCGACGGCACGAAGAACTATGTCCGAGGTGTGCCAATCTGGGCGACACTGATCTCGCTCTACGACGGACAGACACCAGTCCTCGGCATGGTCTCAGCGCCCGCTTTGGGTCGACGCTGGTGGGCCGAGGCTGGTCAGGGTGCCTTCACCTCGGCGCTGGGAGAACCTGCCCGTCAGATACACGTATCTGCCGTCGATTCCCTCGAGGACGCTTCGATGTCGTACGCCTCGCTGTCAGGGTGGAAGCAACTGGGAATCCTCGATGAGTTCCTCGGTCTCTGTGATTCTCTGTGGCGAACTCGAGGCTACGGCGACTTCTACTCATATATGCTCCTCGCCGAGGGCGCAGTGGACCTCGCATGCGAACCGGAGTTGGAGCTCTACGACATGGGCGCGCTGACCCCGATCGTGCTCGAAGCGGGCGGGACCTTCACCAATACCGCTGGCATCGCCGGGCCATTCGGCGGCAACGCTCTCGCAAGCAACTCAAAGCTTCACGAATCTGCCCTCGATCGGCTTGGCCGCGTCGCGCCAGCGTCGGTGCGCACCGACGCACAGGCGTGA
- a CDS encoding sigma-70 family RNA polymerase sigma factor gives MERTGVPLTTMTESVKEVPETKAERSARFERDALEYLNQLYAAALRMTRNPADAEDLVQEAYAKAYAAFHQYKPGTNLKAWLYRILTNTFINNYRKKQRQPQEHGGEDIEDWQIAQAASHSSSGGRSAELEALDHLPDSDVKDALSELPEDFRMVVYYADVEGLPYKEIAEIMDTPIGTVMSRLHRGRRQLREMLADYAADRGFSKSAGGAK, from the coding sequence CTGGAGAGAACGGGCGTACCATTGACTACGATGACCGAATCAGTCAAAGAAGTCCCCGAGACCAAGGCCGAGCGTTCGGCCCGTTTCGAGCGTGACGCTCTGGAGTATCTCAATCAGCTCTACGCAGCTGCGCTGCGAATGACCCGCAACCCCGCCGATGCCGAAGACCTCGTTCAGGAGGCGTACGCGAAGGCTTATGCGGCGTTCCATCAGTACAAGCCGGGAACCAATCTCAAAGCATGGCTGTACCGGATTCTCACGAACACCTTCATCAACAACTACCGGAAGAAGCAGCGGCAGCCGCAGGAGCACGGCGGTGAGGATATCGAGGACTGGCAGATCGCCCAAGCGGCGAGCCATTCCTCTTCGGGAGGTCGCTCAGCGGAGCTCGAGGCTCTCGACCATCTTCCGGACTCTGATGTCAAGGATGCTCTGTCGGAACTGCCTGAAGACTTCCGCATGGTTGTCTACTATGCCGATGTCGAAGGTCTGCCGTACAAGGAAATCGCTGAGATCATGGATACGCCTATCGGCACCGTGATGTCGCGTCTGCACCGTGGTCGGCGTCAGCTGCGAGAGATGCTGGCAGACTATGCAGCGGATCGTGGCTTCTCCAAATCTGCGGGAGGTGCGAAATGA